The following DNA comes from Gordonia zhaorongruii.
GCACTGTCACGGGCGCCGATAACCGCGGTCTGCTGGAGAAGCGCGGCGTGAAGTCGCTGCTCGGTGTCAGCGGTGCCGACCGCGACACCCACACCGCAGTGCGCGCGCAGCTGACCGGATTCCTCCTGCACACGCTCGGCGGAGACGACCGGTACGCCGACTTCGCGGATCCGAAGGTCACCATGGGCGACTCCGTATCGACCCCGACCGAAGACATCGAACCGGCCGAACTCGATCACTTCTCGCAACTGCTGGGCGCGAAGCCGCCCAGCAAGTGACGGGTACTCTCTTTCACTATGTGCGGAATCGTTGGATACGTAGGTCGGCGGCCGTCGCTCGACATCGTCGTGGACGCTCTGCGGCGGATGGAGTACCGCGGCTATGACTCCGCCGGCGTCGCCATTCTCGACGGTGACGGTGGCCTGTCGGTCGAGAAGAAGGCCGGTCGTCTGGAGAATCTCGACAAGCAGATCGCCGAGGTCGGACGCGAGCATCTGAGCGGCACCACCGGAATGGGGCACACCCGCTGGGCGACCCATGGTCAGCCCACGGACCGGAACGCGCATCCGCACGTCAGCGCCGACGGCAAGCTCGCCGTCGTGCACAACGGCATCATCGAGAACTACGCGCCGCTGCGCGCCGAACTCGAGGATGCCGGACTCGACTTCTCCTCGGACACCGACACCGAGACCGCAGTGCACCTGCTCGAGCGCGAGTACGCCTCTGGCGAGTCCGCAGGCGACTTCGTGGCCAGCGCCTACGCGACGATGCGCCGTCTCGAGGGCGCCTTCACCCTGGTCTTCACCCACGCCGATCACCCGGACACGATCGTCGCAGCCCGGCGGTCGACCCCGCTGGTGGTGGGAGTCGGCGACGGCGAGATGTTCCTGGCGTCCGACGTCACCGCGTTCATCGAGCACACCCGCGAAGCCGTGGAACTCGGTCAGGACGAGGTCGTGGTGATCACCGCCGACTCGTACGAGGTGACCGACTTCGACGGCAACGCCACCGGCGGCACCCCGTTCCACATCGACTGGGACCTCGCGGCCGCCGAGAAGGGCGGCTACGACTACTTCATGCTCAAGGAGATCGCCGAGCAGCCGGAAGCTCTCGGTAACACGCTCCTCGGGCACCTGCAGGAGGGGCGGATCGTCCTCGACGAGCAGCGCCTCTCCGATCAGGATCTGCGCGACGTCGACAAGGTGTTCGTCGTGGCCTGCGGCACCGCCTACCACGCAGGCATGATCGCCAAGTACGCGATCGAGCACTGGGCCCGACTGCCCGTCGAGGTGGAGCTCGCCAGCGAGTTCCGGTATCGCGACCCGGTCCTCGACCGCTCGACCCTGGTCGTCGCGATCAGCCAGTCCGGGGAGACGGCCGACACGCTCGAAGCGGTGCGCCACGCCAAGGACCAGAAGGCGCGAGTCCTGGCGATCTGCAACACCAACGGCGCTCAGATCCCGCGCGAATCCGACGCGGTCCTGTACACGCATGCCGGCCCGGAGATCGGCGTCGCGTCGACCAAGTGCTTCCTCGCGCAGATCGCCGCCGCTTACATGGTGGGGCTGGCTCTCGCGCAGGCCGTCGGCACCAAGTACCCGGACGAGGTGGTCCGGGAGTTCGAGGCGCTCGAGGCGATCCCGGACGCGGTGAACGAGGTCCTCGAGCAGATGGAACCGGTGCGCGACCTGGCCCGCAAGTACGCGTCGTCGGACACCGTGCTGTTCCTCGGTCGCCACGTCGGGTACCCGGTGGCGCTCGAAGGTGCACTCAAGCTCAAGGAACTGGCCTACATCCACGCCGAGGGATTCGCGGCCGGCGAACTCAAGCACGGCCCGATCGCACTGATCGAGGACGGCCTGCCGGTGATCATCGTGATGCCGTCGCCGACCGGGCGTGCGCTCCTGCACTCCAAGATGGTCAGCAACATCCGGGAGATCCAGGCACGCGGTGCCACCACGATCGTGCTCGCCGAACCCGACGATGCGGCGGCGGCCGCTGTGGCCGATCACCTGATCCCGATCCCGCACACGCCGACCCTGCTGCAACCGCTGGTCTCGACGGTGCCGTTGCAGGTCTTCGCGGCGACGGTCGCGCAGGAACGCGGATACGACGTCGACAAGCCGCGCAACCTCGCCAAGTCCGTCACGGTCGAGTAGCACCGGTGCAGGCGCGGCCGTGATCGCTTATCACTCCGCCGACGCGATCCGGGCGGCCGAACGGGCCACCGGAACGCTGTTCTCCGACGGCGTGCTGATGAAACGGGCCGCCTACGCGGTGGCCGCAACCGTCATCGCCGAACTCGGTCGGGGCCACGCCGGCGTTTACGGGCGCCGGGTGGGTCTGGTCGTCGGGGCCGGCGACAACGGCGGTGATGCTCTCTATGCGGCCCGTCATCTCCGGCGACGGGGAGTGGCGGTAGACGCCGTCCTCACGGCGCCCGAGCGTGTGCACGCCGCTGCGCTGGCGGACTTCCGTGACTCGGGTGGCCGGATCGTCGGCGAACTGTCGATCGGTACCACCGACATCGTGGTCGACGCCGTGGTCGGACTCGGCGGGCACGGGCCGCTGCGTGATCCGGTGGCGAGTGTCTTCGCAGCCGTGCACGCGGCCGGAATCCCGGTCGTCGCAGTGGATCTCCCGTCCGGCGTCGACCCGGATACCGGCACGGTGCACGACCCCGCAGTCCGGGCCGACGTATCGGTCACCTTCGATCTCCCTCGACTCGCACACCTGCTCGCAGCGCCGCAGTGCGGCCGCGTGGTGATCGCCGAGATCGGTGTTCCCGACAACACCCCGCCCGAACTCGCGTCGCCGAGCGACGCCGAGATCGCCGCCTGCTGGCCCGTTCCGGGGCCGGGAGACGACAAGTACACGCAGGGCGTGGTGGGCGTCATCGCCGGGTCCGCGCGCTACCCGGGGGCTGCGGTCCTGTGCACGGACGCGGCGGTTGCGGCGTCGTCGGGGATGACGCGGTACGTCGGCGCCGCCGTGCGCGAGGTGCTCGCCCGGAACCCGGAGACGGTGGCCGTCACCGACCTCGCGGACGCGGGGCGGGTGCAGGCGTGGGTCATCGGCCCGGGGGGCGGGACCGGCGAGGCGAGCGCGCAGATCCTCGAACGCGTCCTGGCCGACGACGTTCCGGTGCTCGTCGACGCCGACGCGCTGACAGTCCTGGCCGGGAACGCACACCTGCGGGAGCTGGTGCGCGCTCGGTCGGCGCCGACTCTGCTGACGC
Coding sequences within:
- a CDS encoding NAD(P)H-hydrate dehydratase encodes the protein MIAYHSADAIRAAERATGTLFSDGVLMKRAAYAVAATVIAELGRGHAGVYGRRVGLVVGAGDNGGDALYAARHLRRRGVAVDAVLTAPERVHAAALADFRDSGGRIVGELSIGTTDIVVDAVVGLGGHGPLRDPVASVFAAVHAAGIPVVAVDLPSGVDPDTGTVHDPAVRADVSVTFDLPRLAHLLAAPQCGRVVIAEIGVPDNTPPELASPSDAEIAACWPVPGPGDDKYTQGVVGVIAGSARYPGAAVLCTDAAVAASSGMTRYVGAAVREVLARNPETVAVTDLADAGRVQAWVIGPGGGTGEASAQILERVLADDVPVLVDADALTVLAGNAHLRELVRARSAPTLLTPHAGEFARLAAAAGSGAADLLTDGHRLAAVRRLASETGATVLLKGRITLVADPDGTVWGNDARASWAATAGSGDVLAGIAGALLAAGLAPRVAGTAAARVHGLAARRASGGAPIGASQLAAAVRPALQDLLHLRQWKR
- the glmS gene encoding glutamine--fructose-6-phosphate transaminase (isomerizing), producing the protein MCGIVGYVGRRPSLDIVVDALRRMEYRGYDSAGVAILDGDGGLSVEKKAGRLENLDKQIAEVGREHLSGTTGMGHTRWATHGQPTDRNAHPHVSADGKLAVVHNGIIENYAPLRAELEDAGLDFSSDTDTETAVHLLEREYASGESAGDFVASAYATMRRLEGAFTLVFTHADHPDTIVAARRSTPLVVGVGDGEMFLASDVTAFIEHTREAVELGQDEVVVITADSYEVTDFDGNATGGTPFHIDWDLAAAEKGGYDYFMLKEIAEQPEALGNTLLGHLQEGRIVLDEQRLSDQDLRDVDKVFVVACGTAYHAGMIAKYAIEHWARLPVEVELASEFRYRDPVLDRSTLVVAISQSGETADTLEAVRHAKDQKARVLAICNTNGAQIPRESDAVLYTHAGPEIGVASTKCFLAQIAAAYMVGLALAQAVGTKYPDEVVREFEALEAIPDAVNEVLEQMEPVRDLARKYASSDTVLFLGRHVGYPVALEGALKLKELAYIHAEGFAAGELKHGPIALIEDGLPVIIVMPSPTGRALLHSKMVSNIREIQARGATTIVLAEPDDAAAAAVADHLIPIPHTPTLLQPLVSTVPLQVFAATVAQERGYDVDKPRNLAKSVTVE